In Spirochaetota bacterium, one DNA window encodes the following:
- a CDS encoding tetratricopeptide repeat protein produces the protein MKHIIPFLIFILFLCSACSKKDEAAIVAREANLASKTSINKQIEQLKEKLLKAPNDYEKAVASTQIAQLLALKGNIALMLDYSQNAVKYQPNLYTSRYLLGKSYNEVGRYQDAQKELEEAIKLKSDFAPAHFELGNSLYKQYKYPQAIEEYLTAIKYDQKMFTAMNNLALLYAQTQKYSQAEEYLKKCITTKPDFAPAYKNLGILYETRLKNSKAAIEWYKKYLTVRPNAPDRKAVESWIRMLGGAL, from the coding sequence ATGAAACACATAATACCATTTCTTATTTTTATTCTGTTTCTGTGCTCTGCATGCAGCAAAAAGGATGAGGCGGCAATTGTCGCTCGGGAAGCAAACCTTGCTTCTAAAACCAGCATAAATAAACAGATTGAACAACTCAAAGAAAAACTCCTCAAAGCTCCCAATGATTACGAAAAAGCTGTTGCATCCACTCAAATTGCCCAGTTACTGGCATTAAAAGGCAATATTGCATTAATGTTAGATTACTCCCAGAACGCGGTAAAATATCAGCCAAACCTCTATACCTCCCGATACCTGTTAGGGAAATCATATAATGAAGTTGGACGCTATCAGGATGCTCAAAAAGAATTAGAAGAAGCAATAAAGTTAAAATCTGACTTTGCACCAGCACACTTTGAATTGGGCAACTCGTTATACAAGCAATATAAATACCCTCAAGCTATTGAAGAATACCTTACTGCTATCAAATATGACCAAAAAATGTTCACGGCAATGAATAACCTGGCCTTGCTTTATGCCCAAACACAAAAATATTCTCAGGCTGAAGAATATTTAAAAAAATGTATTACTACAAAACCTGATTTTGCACCAGCGTATAAAAACTTAGGCATACTCTATGAAACGCGATTAAAAAACAGTAAAGCAGCAATAGAGTGGTATAAAAAATATCTTACCGTGCGCCCAAATGCTCCCGACCGCAAAGCAGTTGAATCCTGGATAAGAATGCTTGGAGGCGCATTATGA
- a CDS encoding DUF2905 domain-containing protein encodes MGRLLIIAGIILIVIGLLWQLSFKFLGKLPGDFTFNKGNITVYFPFMTMLLISIILTIFLNIFLRWFK; translated from the coding sequence ATGGGAAGATTATTAATAATAGCAGGTATTATTCTTATTGTCATTGGCTTACTGTGGCAGCTATCTTTCAAATTTTTAGGTAAGTTGCCCGGCGATTTTACCTTCAACAAAGGCAACATTACAGTGTACTTTCCATTTATGACTATGCTACTAATAAGTATTATTCTTACTATTTTTTTAAATATTTTCTTACGGTGGTTTAAATAG
- a CDS encoding response regulator, with product MDYSFEHTVDLHELIDNLPDLILSVDYPSGIIQYANIHAIERLGLSLKKVKTLRDLSHYLHPRYRRKYLQHWRDIKDGILVPSFTFEVKTNDNTVLWVEQKNIYIKQGEQVIRVYAVIRDITERKRLEEEMLQAFYFSENLFLHSPYIILLYDTLGYIKRQNMTFRAIAEHVDNLIPHYNVWKDKQLQKHGIDLIFKEVLRGRIMDVPRFPYTLKIKGEDVTFYFAGKAFPYVRSSRETEGFVVMLEDVSAKHKREQETLETKRLESVGRLARGIAHEFNNILAGISGFAEILLRKLSPDDPNRHFATRIFEAASKAATLTNQLLGFARGQLYNPSYLDIRAPIMYAIGATPNLHNRINIKKEFEESEYKVYGDVNQLRQVFIEILRNAAEAIGQEGQIEIKVQYISNEFLPVEVRKKYAKCVQIDITDSGVGIDSGILSRVFEPYFTTKDPLKHSGMGLAIAFGHIKNHEGHITITPVEKGTKVTVLLPAIKEPDLSILKHPRYQRILVIDDNNETCLLLRSYFEDRGVFVTVSNNGLSAIEMIQNAPNRFDYIFLDLILPDISGKEVLTRIRNFNATVPVCVMSGHDMSSFISEHSNDSSLFFLMKPFNLEDLDVLLQ from the coding sequence ATGGATTATTCGTTTGAACATACTGTTGATTTGCATGAATTAATCGATAATCTGCCAGATTTAATTTTGTCCGTGGATTATCCTTCAGGAATTATACAGTATGCTAATATCCATGCAATTGAAAGATTAGGGCTTTCTTTAAAAAAAGTTAAAACATTGCGCGACCTTTCTCACTATCTCCATCCACGTTATCGGAGAAAATATCTTCAGCATTGGCGTGATATAAAAGATGGAATTCTTGTGCCATCGTTTACATTTGAAGTCAAAACAAATGACAACACTGTGTTGTGGGTAGAACAAAAAAATATATACATAAAGCAGGGTGAACAAGTCATCCGTGTCTATGCAGTCATAAGGGATATAACCGAGCGCAAACGCCTAGAAGAAGAAATGCTTCAGGCATTTTATTTTTCTGAAAATCTTTTTTTGCATTCTCCATATATTATTTTGCTTTATGATACTTTGGGATATATAAAAAGGCAAAATATGACTTTCAGAGCAATAGCAGAACATGTTGATAATTTAATACCTCACTATAATGTATGGAAGGACAAACAGTTACAAAAGCATGGGATTGACCTTATTTTTAAAGAAGTTTTACGAGGGCGCATAATGGATGTGCCGCGTTTTCCGTATACGCTTAAAATTAAGGGGGAGGATGTCACCTTCTATTTTGCAGGAAAAGCTTTTCCATACGTGCGTTCTTCACGTGAAACCGAAGGGTTTGTTGTCATGTTAGAGGATGTATCTGCCAAGCACAAACGTGAACAGGAAACATTGGAAACAAAACGGCTTGAAAGCGTTGGGCGACTTGCACGCGGTATTGCACATGAATTTAATAATATCCTTGCTGGTATATCCGGATTTGCGGAGATTCTTTTGCGCAAGCTATCACCAGATGATCCTAACAGGCATTTTGCAACCAGGATATTTGAAGCTGCAAGCAAAGCAGCAACTCTTACCAATCAGCTGTTAGGATTTGCACGGGGGCAGCTTTATAATCCTTCATATCTAGATATTCGTGCTCCCATTATGTATGCGATAGGTGCCACGCCTAATCTGCATAACAGAATTAATATAAAAAAAGAATTTGAGGAATCAGAATATAAGGTATATGGTGATGTAAATCAATTACGTCAGGTATTTATAGAGATACTTCGAAATGCAGCGGAAGCAATTGGACAGGAAGGCCAAATTGAAATAAAAGTACAGTATATAAGCAATGAATTTTTGCCCGTAGAGGTCAGAAAAAAATATGCTAAGTGTGTTCAGATTGACATTACCGACTCCGGGGTGGGCATTGACAGTGGTATACTGTCAAGGGTGTTTGAACCGTATTTTACCACAAAAGATCCGTTGAAACATAGTGGAATGGGCCTGGCTATTGCATTTGGCCATATAAAAAATCATGAAGGGCATATAACAATTACACCTGTAGAAAAAGGGACAAAAGTTACAGTACTTCTGCCTGCAATAAAAGAGCCCGACCTTTCCATATTAAAACACCCTCGTTATCAGCGCATACTTGTTATTGACGATAACAATGAAACCTGTCTCCTGTTGCGATCTTATTTTGAGGACAGGGGAGTATTTGTAACTGTTTCCAATAATGGATTAAGTGCAATAGAAATGATACAGAATGCGCCAAATCGATTTGACTATATATTTCTTGATCTTATTTTGCCTGATATAAGTGGAAAGGAAGTGTTGACCAGGATAAGAAATTTTAATGCTACTGTGCCCGTGTGTGTTATGAGCGGACATGATATGTCGTCATTTATCAGTGAACACAGCAATGATTCAAGCCTTTTCTTTCTGATGAAGCCATTTAATTTGGAAGACCTGGACGTGTTATTGCAATAA
- a CDS encoding sigma-54 dependent transcriptional regulator — protein sequence MHGANITSTVIEKEHVMPQERTGIHRIIGNNKAIASLKSKIKQIAGSKATVMILGESGTGKELIARAIHEESQRKDSQFIPVDCSTLTETIIESELFGHIKGAFTGADKNKKGLFEEAHGGTIFLDEIGNLKPHIQSKLLRFLQEREIKPVGSSKIVKVDVRIISATNINVDEEIAQGNFREDLYYRLSAIELHVPPLRDRRDDIPLLAQHFILKNSYDLNKHIIGISDDALELLSKREWKGNVRELQNVIEHAMIVAENSILTKDTFLQILPEYKESPSHELSPLNLFKAMEEFEKKHILYVLSLAHNNKSKAAKMLGISRSVLYEKLKKYGIH from the coding sequence ATGCACGGAGCTAACATCACATCAACTGTAATTGAAAAAGAACATGTAATGCCGCAAGAGCGCACTGGTATACACAGAATAATTGGCAATAATAAAGCCATAGCTTCACTTAAAAGCAAAATCAAACAGATTGCCGGCTCTAAAGCAACTGTAATGATACTTGGTGAAAGTGGCACAGGTAAAGAGCTTATTGCCCGTGCAATTCATGAAGAAAGTCAGAGAAAAGACAGCCAGTTTATACCGGTTGATTGCAGCACACTAACCGAAACCATTATTGAGTCTGAATTGTTTGGCCACATAAAAGGTGCATTTACCGGTGCAGACAAAAATAAAAAGGGGCTTTTTGAAGAAGCTCATGGGGGAACTATTTTCCTTGATGAGATTGGAAATCTCAAACCACATATACAGAGTAAGTTGCTTCGTTTTTTGCAGGAGCGCGAAATTAAACCGGTAGGCTCCAGTAAAATTGTTAAAGTGGATGTTAGAATCATCAGTGCTACAAACATTAATGTTGATGAAGAGATAGCACAGGGAAATTTCAGAGAAGATTTATATTACCGGCTTTCTGCAATTGAACTTCATGTTCCTCCATTACGTGATCGCAGGGATGATATCCCTCTTTTGGCACAGCATTTCATATTAAAGAATAGCTATGACCTGAATAAGCACATTATTGGTATAAGCGATGATGCGCTGGAATTGCTTTCCAAAAGAGAATGGAAAGGTAATGTACGCGAGTTGCAGAATGTTATCGAACATGCAATGATAGTTGCCGAAAACAGTATTCTTACAAAAGACACTTTTTTACAAATTTTGCCAGAATACAAGGAAAGTCCATCACATGAGCTATCGCCCCTTAACCTTTTTAAAGCTATGGAAGAATTTGAAAAGAAACATATTCTTTATGTGCTATCGCTTGCTCATAATAACAAATCAAAAGCTGCAAAGATGTTAGGGATTAGCAGAAGTGTACTGTATGAAAAATTAAAAAAATACGGCATACATTAA
- a CDS encoding metallophosphoesterase — translation MISILLMSDIHFGADTALPYIDDSVRFATFQKICMIAKQHSIFIIAGDLFEGAIAQNPYYDSVKQLLQSLLNEGVKIIYIPGEAELNDTSNSEAIHEIPSTATLFNRSDNYCCVVLNNEMIYCYGDGNNITGITKVSQDGFHVGVFHIDLEENNHSIGDLHTVSLKLLKSMPLDFYALGHHHNFSMYKYKNKIIGAYPGSPEAVTINETGDRYVLSISVVNNEIHQIKRITVNTLRIESLVVQCDAINSDDDLHRIVKPHNKPSVVVHCILEGVRSFDTARINAMCDRCAGVILHDNSKPSGEFICAQYKDEKTLKGYFFTELQKNLHTITGDVMLEIINDIENTCSTFKGDL, via the coding sequence ATGATTTCTATTTTGTTGATGTCTGACATTCACTTTGGTGCGGATACAGCATTGCCATATATTGATGACAGTGTACGATTTGCTACATTCCAAAAGATTTGTATGATTGCAAAGCAACACAGCATTTTTATTATAGCCGGTGATTTATTTGAAGGAGCTATCGCACAAAATCCTTATTATGATTCTGTAAAACAGCTATTGCAATCGTTATTAAACGAAGGTGTGAAAATAATATATATACCAGGTGAAGCAGAACTGAATGATACTAGCAATAGTGAGGCTATTCATGAAATCCCTTCAACTGCTACACTATTTAACCGCTCTGACAATTATTGTTGTGTTGTTTTGAATAATGAAATGATATACTGTTATGGTGATGGCAATAATATTACTGGTATTACAAAAGTAAGTCAGGATGGTTTTCATGTAGGTGTGTTTCATATTGATCTTGAAGAAAATAATCACAGTATAGGTGATTTACATACTGTTTCCCTTAAGCTTTTAAAATCAATGCCGTTAGACTTTTATGCACTTGGTCATCATCATAACTTTTCAATGTATAAATACAAAAATAAAATCATTGGTGCATACCCTGGAAGTCCTGAAGCAGTGACAATTAATGAAACAGGCGACAGATATGTTCTTTCTATTAGTGTAGTAAATAATGAAATTCATCAGATAAAACGCATCACAGTAAATACATTACGGATAGAATCGCTGGTTGTCCAATGTGATGCTATTAATTCTGACGATGATTTACATCGCATAGTAAAACCTCATAACAAGCCATCTGTTGTGGTGCATTGCATACTGGAGGGGGTTCGCTCATTTGATACTGCCCGGATCAACGCTATGTGTGACCGGTGTGCTGGTGTAATACTACATGATAATTCAAAGCCTTCGGGCGAGTTTATATGTGCACAGTATAAGGATGAGAAAACACTTAAAGGATATTTTTTTACTGAATTGCAAAAAAACTTACATACTATTACAGGAGACGTAATGCTGGAAATTATCAATGATATTGAAAATACCTGCTCAACTTTTAAAGGTGATCTGTGA